CTAAtgaatatttaatgtttttatcttatcttttattttacatatacatacatcaCTTTTATAACaagttgatttttaaatatgaacTAAGAAAcgtcatatttttttatttaaatatgtcattttatttttgtgacattatttttttcttatatatattttttaatgttaGCAGTTGTTTTTAtgcttattatttttatttaacattatTGGAAATATTATAtgcaaagaaaatttaaatcataatgTCTACGTTATTGTGTCTACACATGTTTGCAAATTTAGAATCAATGTTCATAGTGCGTTTTCCGTGAAATGGGTCAACTCTATccgtatttataataataattaatattgttgtcataaaaattaatactttttcattagtGAATCAAATAGGAGATTCTTCTTATAAAATGACTCATGGAGCCTTCTCACAAAATTTTGTATGTTATCTTATTTATatatctattttattttatttagaaaaattacaattgatatttaatttaataaatgtttagtagtggttttattttaacattattacgataatttagttaattaagataattttattTGACAATATTTTGTCTATGTTTAATCCTTTTAAGTACATCGTGATTTTGGTTTCGATAAAATTCActattatgttatttttattattttcccaTTGTGAAttatatttggatgaaaatttatattttctaatTTGAGAGAGCTGTCATTGTGTTATGATCACGTAGATTGAAAGTGTCATATGAATAATTgaaaatatatgatttattgtcataatatattttcattttttgtattttatatatatttagattGATAAATACTCGTAAACAATATGTTATTTCGATTTTAAACATTATCTAAATCTCTTATTAATTATCTACGTGCATCGCACGTATACATTCCTAGTTATCTCAAATATTGgagttattaaaaaaaattataaatcatttttttgttttggATGTCTTTCGTTATTGACTCCTAAATcgacaaaataaatttttaatatttcataTATTTCACAATCATTTTATTGATGGAAGTTGGATCTAGGAGTGTCAATTTTTCGTTTCTTGGAAGTTGCTGCTACTTCAATAATCtttatttgatttcaattcCTAATGGTGCAACTTTATTAGAGATATTCCAGAGTTTAGGACGAACATGTGATCTTGAATTAAAGGTATTGCAATACATAGCACCACATGAGCAGATCTTGAATTAAAGATATTGAATAACGGTTGCTTCGATGCTACATGTGGAGGCACTGTCCCACATGGTTTGGATGGACAAGATTCACACAcatatttgattttaaaaaattagtggACCTCATGTATGTGTGACTAAATTTGGGCTCTTGATATCATTATGGGGTAGTGTCCCTACATGTAAGATGGAATCAACATGTATATGTTATTTAATATAGTAATATAAAATTGGTCTTGGACTAGTTCCGCATCGAATTCAAACAGaccaaattaaaatgatttcggATTCAACTTGAAATCAATTATTGATTTCAGATTAAACCGGACCGAATTCGAATATGTTCCATATTGATTCAATACCTTAACCATGCCTAGTTAAAACAtatgaattttcaaatacatcacAAACTCTTTCACTTTCACCAACTGTCAGTCCCTTGCAATGTTTGATGAATGTTGGCTTAACAAAATACTGTTGAAACAACGTCAAAATAAAGGAGTAATAAATGTATGAACTTATGATTCCTGTAAAAATATCagtttcgtttttttttttttggttctcATCACTCCCACAAGATGAAGAACACGAGAGATTTCTTACATCACCGAAACCAATAATTTTCAACCAAAAAGACGTCCCATCAACGAGCATCATTCGAAGTGAACGTATCAGCAAATCCTGAATGCTTAGCAGGAATGCTTCCTTTGCTGCCCTGATCAGTACTCGACTTGCTATAATCGCGAGTGACTTCATCTTCTTTCCAGCCCTTCAACATTTGTGGAAGGGGTAATCCTGCATTGATCCCTGAATCTTTATCTATATCCTCTTCACATGGTTTCCATTCGTCGACTAATCGAGCTAGCACGTTTACAACATACCCCATATCAGGGCGCTGAGACGGATCTCGTGCTGTGCAATGCCCGGCCAGCTCAGCTATAGTGTAAACACTTTCATAAATGTCTTCTTTGGCATCGAGGGCAGGGTCGATGTTGGCAATAAGCTTCTCTTTTTCGGATTTTATCCGCCAAAACCATTCGGCTAAGTATCGTTGCTCTTCAGGGCGATGTTCATCCAATGCCGCCAAGCCCGTTAAAAGTTCCATCAGTACAACTCCAAAGCTGTAGACATCGACTTTAGTTGTTATTTTTCCTGTCACTGAAGATGAAACAAAACGATTGAGAACTAAGCTAAGCACAAATTACATTCTTAATTTTAGAAGGAATGATTCAATTATAAGGGATCTGCTCCACCACCGAGCTGTTATGCTGTTGTTCGAGCCACCTGCATGGGCTTGTCATCCGAGTTTACCGGAAACTTCATCAACTAACATTACAAATTAGTCTATTGAACAAAAATGAAAACAACATTTACCGGCATATTCGGGCGCAAGATATCCAAAAGTTCCAGCCAACCTAGTGGCAATGGACCGCTCTGCATCTGGAGCCAATTTCACAAGGCCAAAGTCTGAAACCTTGGCTCTAAAATTATCATCCAAAAGAATGTTGGCTGATTTAAGATCACGGTGTATAAACGTTTGGTGTGTCAAAGTATGAAGATATTCGACTCCTCTTGCAACGTCAAGAGCAATAACAAGTCTCTTTGCCCAGGATAAAGGCTTTAAATCAACACTTTTCCAACGAAAAAGATGACGACTAAGAGCTCTATGGGGCATGTATTCGTAAACCAAAAGCCTCTCATTTCCTTCAGTAGAGTACCCCAAAAGGGACACAAGATGACGGTGGCTAACCCTTGAAAGCACTTCGATTTCTGCTCGGAATTCATCCAATGCTTTGGTACTAATCACCCCAGATTCCATTCTCTTAACTGCTACTCTCGTTCCATTTTCGAGCTCACCTTTGTAAACCACCCCAAAACCTCCACGCCCAAGCTCGTTTTCTTGTGAGAAATTGTTGGTCACGTTACGAAGAACCTGAAGAGAAATTCCGAGGTTTTCATTCTTGGAAACACTACCACTTTGAGTCTCCGAGGCCGAGCTATTTACCACAGAAATCTTCAccatgttatcatggtctacgGAATCTTTAGGATGGATTACAAGATTTGTAGTAGCCTGCTTTGTCTTTTTCCTTTTCCTAAAACAATAGACAGCTAATACTACAGCAAGAATTATAAAAAATGTAAAGCCGGCAGCTGCAGCAACAGCAGCCGCTAATCTAGATTTTGTGGAATTTGTCGTCGCAGGTGCATTAGATGTCGAACCTGTACCATCTACTTCTGATGGTGGTGGCTGATAAGGATTGCCGAATGGTGATTCTGAGTTGCCATCGGATGGTAATGGCGACTTATTGGATCCATTGCCCGTAAAGTTAGGATTACCATCAGTTATTACCTTCACATCATTGCGGAACCTTGGCAGCGGCGGATCAAAGTCATTCCCACTCACATCCAACAACCGTAAAAATCTCAACTGAGTTAAACTCGCAGGAATTGTGCCGTGTATATGGTTGCCTTCTAAGTGAATTTCGAGTAGTGATGGTAAGTTTGAGATTAAAGGACTAAGTGTACCAGTGAGCCCGAGCTTCTGTAAATTTATTACCGAAACATCATTCCTTGAATTACAAGTGATCCCCCACCAAGGCCCCTTACATGGATCATTCCCTATCCATTGCGAAGCAAGTTTTTCGGGATAGTTCAGACCATGAAGAAAATCTACAAGGGAAATCACTTCCGGAGCACATTGATCCCCAGGATCATTTTGGCAGAATGAATTCGAATCATAATCAACATTGGCAGCTTTAAAATCCGGTATCGGACCCATAAACATATTATTGCTCAAATCCAAGACCTGAAGGTTCATATTTGCCAAACTTGGTGGAATCATGCCGACAAGACGATTCCTATTGAGGTTGAGTTCTTTTAGCGATATTAAATCACCAATATTATCTGGTAATGGTCCAGTAAATTGATTCCCATGTAGCCATAACTGAGTTAGCCCAACCATAGATCCAATGACATCAAGAGAACCACTCATTCCACCTCCATCTTGGTTATTCAACCACAAAACGTTCAGCCCTGAATCACGAAAACTCGACGGTATATAACCAGTTAACCGATTATATGACAATCTCAACATACTCAACGAAGGTAATTTACCCAAAAAGTCAGGCACAGGTCCTACTATATTGCAACCTGAACAAGAAAAATTCACCAACTGTGAAGATTCTGCCAAGTCACCAGGTATACTCCATCCAGAGCTCTGATTGAAGGGGTTATCATCCAAATTCAAGACACGAATATTGTCGAGCCCGTGAAAAAAATCCGAAGGGATCGTATCAAATTCATTAAAATCCAAGTATGCAAATTGCAAGTTAGATAATCCACTGAAAGTTGGCAACTTCCCATTCAGCTTGTTCTTCTGAAATCCCACATTTTGGAGTTTATCCATTTGATTCAAATTCTGAGGCAATGGCCCTTGTAATCCAAGCCCCCGAATCTGGATCTGCGTGACTCTGCCATCAGAACAGATCACATGAGGCCATGAAGGAGGGCCACATGCATCATTCCCATTGGCGGGCCATTTCAAAAGCTCAGGATTTTCCAAACCATTTCTGAAATCGTTCAGAATCTCGAAATCATTCGGATCCGTGACGCCATTAATACCTCCCAAGAGGCAAATATTCACAAGAACAAGAACAACAACGTGAATCAGTCTCCTTGAATCAGCTTCCATGTTCCATGCACACATTACCATATGGCAAGAATCCCGTCAAATCCCACATCCTCAAATAACATTGGTACAAAACAAAAATTACACAAGAAACACGAGGATAATgtgattaaaaaaaatggacCTGGCAAATTCAAGAATGAGCTAAATAATAATCTTATTCAAGAAATGGGATATTTCAGCAATGGGTTGAACAAGAAAGAGGAAACTGGGGAAGCTCCGCCTTAGGTTTAGGGTTCAATGCTTTGCAGTTGGATCAAACCCTAAAGACAAGCAGAATTCAAACGATGACAAAACTTCGATCGTATCTCTCCTTCCCAACCTTTCTGTTCTTCAGTTTTCTGTCCCTATATTTGTCTAATTTAAGGGACAGTTTTGTTTGGTAGATTTGACTACAATATTTTGTtcttctaataataataattattattacacTAAACCAAATCGTTAGATCGATTTTCAGTTAATCCCGATTTggattgatttaaaatcatctAAATCGAAAAAATTGGTTCGATTCAAAATTTGGATtaaaataaactaaaataaatcaattcaaacggattacattaatataaaaaaaatatgtaatatGTTTTGTCAATTTTGTGTGatatttcttggatatagaAATGcattatttgatttttagtCTGTGTTCTAAATATTAGTGGAGTgaatctcttgtgagacggtgtcacgaatctttatctgtgaaacagaTCAACTcgccgatattcacaataaaaagtaatactcttaacataaaaaagaatattttttcatagatgacctaaataagatatttgtctcacaaaatacgattcgtaaaaccgtctcacataagtttttgacaTATTAGTGAGTATCATATCATAACAATACAATTATGTTGAAGATTTACTGATTACATATTTTATACCAAATaaacacaagtacattaatACAAATTTATGTTTTTTATAAGTTGCAAAATGTTGTAATTATATTTCATTATTAAATACAATGTTCATTCAACTTTTAACAATTATCAGTCGCTAATTTTTCTGCATTACAATATTCCATTTACTAATTCActatgaaatttaaaatttaaattgaatCATCTAAACTAATTCAAACCGAAATTAATAGTTTGGTTTgacattaaaaaaacaaaaacaaaaacttgtgtgagacaatcttacggatcgtattttatgagacggatctcttattttggttatccatgaaaacaatttaatttttatactaagaatattagtttttattgtgaatatcggtagggttgacccgtctcacaaataaagattcatcGTCTCACAACAGACCTACTAAAAAAAATTCctgattttgatttaaaatttattgaaatcgaaataatatgattttgtttgaaatttttttaaaataaaagctaCCAAAtcgtagttgataattcttaataaaataattattattatttttaatattaatgaatgtaattatatttttttataattaatggACACGCGTGATGATTGTGTTGCACATTTTCAGGACACGAACTTTATAAAAGAAGTCAATATTCTGGATATACTAAAATGTCTCGCAGCTGTAGGCTGTAATATTTCTAaacttcttttatttttataatttcccCTAAAAACACGAGCACATTTAGATTAAGTCATTTGAAATTCAAGATTTCGTATGTATTTTTATTGGAGtaagtcttatgtgagaccatctcacggatcttaatctgtgagacggtcaaccatactcatattcacaataaaaaataatactcttagcataaaaagtgatatttttttcgtggataactcaaataagagatccgtctcacaaataagacccgtgagaccgtctcacacaaattttttttttattgttcgtATAACTAAACCAGAGAAAATTCTTTATGTTGTAGTTGTACTAATCACGATACATTTCAAATTACTGAAATACTATatgaatttaaaattcattaGGATCAGTGTACTTGTAATATAAATATGTAGGTGATGAATATGATTTTTTGCACTTAAGAtaattaaacaatataaaagacataaaaattcttgtgaaatcatatcaaattacaaTTTTATAACACAGATCTTCAACACGACTCAACTTAcgaaaaattattgtttttttatataaaaatattactgTTCATGATAAtctcaaatataaaaatttgtgaAATCGTCTAGAGAGATCGACTCTACTCAATAGAAATACACAG
This Primulina eburnea isolate SZY01 chromosome 2, ASM2296580v1, whole genome shotgun sequence DNA region includes the following protein-coding sequences:
- the LOC140823193 gene encoding receptor protein kinase TMK1-like yields the protein MVMCAWNMEADSRRLIHVVVLVLVNICLLGGINGVTDPNDFEILNDFRNGLENPELLKWPANGNDACGPPSWPHVICSDGRVTQIQIRGLGLQGPLPQNLNQMDKLQNVGFQKNKLNGKLPTFSGLSNLQFAYLDFNEFDTIPSDFFHGLDNIRVLNLDDNPFNQSSGWSIPGDLAESSQLVNFSCSGCNIVGPVPDFLGKLPSLSMLRLSYNRLTGYIPSSFRDSGLNVLWLNNQDGGGMSGSLDVIGSMVGLTQLWLHGNQFTGPLPDNIGDLISLKELNLNRNRLVGMIPPSLANMNLQVLDLSNNMFMGPIPDFKAANVDYDSNSFCQNDPGDQCAPEVISLVDFLHGLNYPEKLASQWIGNDPCKGPWWGITCNSRNDVSVINLQKLGLTGTLSPLISNLPSLLEIHLEGNHIHGTIPASLTQLRFLRLLDVSGNDFDPPLPRFRNDVKVITDGNPNFTGNGSNKSPLPSDGNSESPFGNPYQPPPSEVDGTGSTSNAPATTNSTKSRLAAAVAAAAGFTFFIILAVVLAVYCFRKRKKTKQATTNLVIHPKDSVDHDNMVKISVVNSSASETQSGSVSKNENLGISLQVLRNVTNNFSQENELGRGGFGVVYKGELENGTRVAVKRMESGVISTKALDEFRAEIEVLSRVSHRHLVSLLGYSTEGNERLLVYEYMPHRALSRHLFRWKSVDLKPLSWAKRLVIALDVARGVEYLHTLTHQTFIHRDLKSANILLDDNFRAKVSDFGLVKLAPDAERSIATRLAGTFGYLAPEYAVTGKITTKVDVYSFGVVLMELLTGLAALDEHRPEEQRYLAEWFWRIKSEKEKLIANIDPALDAKEDIYESVYTIAELAGHCTARDPSQRPDMGYVVNVLARLVDEWKPCEEDIDKDSGINAGLPLPQMLKGWKEDEVTRDYSKSSTDQGSKGSIPAKHSGFADTFTSNDAR